The nucleotide sequence CTGCTCCGCCACCTCGGCCAGACCGAGATCCGTCCGAAAACCCGGGATCGACTCCAGCTTGTCGACCGTGCCCCCGGTGTGCCCGAGGCCCCGCCCCGACATCTTGGCCACCGGCACGCCGCAGGCCGCCACCAGGGGCGCCAGGACCAGGGTGGTCTTGTCCCCCACCCCGCCGGTGCTGTGTTTGTCCACCTTGATGCCGGGAATCGCCGTCAGGTCGACCGTTTCCCCGGACGCCACGATGGCACCTGTCAGGGCGGCCATCTCCCGGAAGCTCATTCCCTTGAAGTACACCGCCATCAAAAAGGCCGCCATCTGGTAGTCGGGGACGGTGCCGTCCACGAACCCGCCGATCAAAAACCCGGTCTCGTCTTCCGAAAGCTCGCCCCCCGCACGCTTTTTCAGAATCAGGTCCACCATCCTCAACGCTCCCCGCCTCCTTCCAAAACGAGCCGCCCGTAGAAACTTTCCCCCACCGGCCACCCGAAACCGAACACTTGCGCCACCGTCGCCGCCACGTCGGCCAGCGAGGCCCGCGTTCCCAGGTCCACCCCGCCCGCCAGGCCGGAGGCCGAGAGCACCAGAAGCGGCACGTACTCGCGCGTGTGGTCGGTGCCGGGCGTGGTCGGGTCGCACCCGTGGTCGGCGGTCAGCACCAAAAGGTCCCCCGGCGCAAGCGCCCCCACCAAATCCGGCACCCGCCGGTCAAACGCCGCCAGCGCCGCCGCGTAACCGTGCGCGTCGTTCCGGTGGCCGTAGAGCATGTCAAACTCGATCAGGTTCGTGAACACCAGCCCCGACGAAAACTCCCGCAGCACCACGAGCGTCCGGTCCACCCCCTGCTCGTTGTCCCTGGTCGGAAAACTCGCGGTCAGCCCCCGCTCGGCGAAGATGTTCCCGATCTTCCCCACGCCCACCACCGCGTGGCCCCGCGCCTTTAAGGCGTCCAGGACGGTTTCCCCGCCCGGCGCCAGCGAAAAGTCTTTGCGGCGCGCCGTGCGCACGAAATGGCCCTCCGCCCCCGCGAACGGCCGGGCGATCACCCGCCCGACCGCGTGCTTGCCGGTCAGAAGCGCGCGCGCCACCCGGCAGATGCGGTAAAGCTCCTCCGGCGGGATGACCTCCTCGTGGGCGGCCACCTGGAACACGCTGTCCGCCGAGGTGTACACGATCGGCGCGCCGGTGCGCACGTGCTCGGCGCCCAGCTCCGCAATGATCGCTGTGCCCGAGGCCGGCCGGTTCCCCAGGGTCGGCCGCCCGATCGCCGCCTCGAAGGCCGCGATCACGTCCGCCGGAAAGCCCTCCGGGTACACCGGGAACGGCCGGTCCAGCACCAGCCCGGCGAGCTCCCAGTGCCCGGTGGTGGTGTCCTTTCCGGCCGAGAGCGTGGCCATTTTGCCGTAGGCCGCCCGCGGGCGCGGGGCCGGCGGCACGCCCGCCACCGGGACGATGTTCCCCAGGCCCAGCGCCTCCAGGTGCGGCAGCGAAAGCCCGCCCACCGCCCGGGCGGTGTGCGCCAGGGTGTTCGTGCCCGCGTCGCCGTACGCGGCGGCGTCCGGCAGCGCCCCCACCCCGACGCTGTCCAGTACGATCAAGATGACCCGCTTCACAGGGACCAACGGCGCTCTCTCCTCTAGTTCAGCCACTGCCGGATTGCCGACCGGCAGCAGATCCCGCTTCACGGGGGTTAAAATGAGCGCTTCCCCCTCTTAAGCCCGGGGATGGGTGCGGTCGTAAACGGCGCGCAGGCCCCGGGAAGTCAGGTGCGTGTATACTTGCGTGGTGACGATGTCGGCGTGGCCCAGCATCTCCTGGACCGCCCGGAGGTCGGCCCCGTTCTCCAAAAGGTGCGTGGCGAAGGAATGCCGCAGGGTATGCGGCGTGATCTCTTTCTGGATCCCCGCCTCGCGCGCGTAACGCTTCATGAGCTTCCACACCGTCTGGCGGGTCAGGGGCCGGCCCCGCCGGTTCACGAACAAAAACCTGGTCCGCCGCCCTTTCAGGAGCACGGGGCGCGAGCGCGACAGGTACTCGTCCACCAGGCGGACCGCCTCGCCCCCCACCGGCACGACGCGCTCCCGGCCGCCCTTCCCCAGGCAACGCACCAAGCCGCCGCGCAGGTCGAGGTCGCCGGTCTTCAAGTTCACCGCCTCGGATACCCGCAGCCCGCTCGCGTACAGGACCTCCATCAGGGCCCGGTCCCGCAAGCCCAAGGGATTGGCCGTATCCGGGGCCGTCAGGAGCCGGTCCACTTCGTCCACCCGCAGCACGCGGGGCAGCCGCTGGGCCCGCTTCGGGGAACCGGTGTACTCCGCCGGATTGGCGGCCAAGACTCCCTCGGCGGCCAAAAACTTCAAGAATGCCCGCACCGCCGACAGCCGCCGGGCCACCGTGGCCGGGCGCCGCCCCTCGCGCTTTTGCTCCAGGAGATAGGCGGTGATGTGGCGCGTTTGCACCGCGCTCAGGTCGCGCACGCCCTGGGCGGCCAGGAAGGCGCCGAACTGTCGCAGGTCCCCCCGGTAAGCGGCCAGCGTATTCTCGGACAAGCCCCGCTCCACGTTCAGGTGATTCAGGAAAAGCGCCAACTGCTCGTCCACGTTTTTTGCCACCCATAATGTCACATTACTATTTTTTTCGCCACCAGCAAAAAAAATCCTACCGGGGATTCTCCCGGTAGTATTCCTTGAGCCACTCGATCATTTGGTCCAGGTAGCCCGCGTCCCCGCCCGGTGCCGCCGTCACCGGGTCCGCGGGCGGCGCGGCCCCGGTTTTAAACACCCCGTAGATCTGGATCACCAGCAGGATGAAGATGAGCACCAAGAGGCAAAGCCGCAAGGCGAACAGCAGTTTTCGCTTGACCCGGGAAATGACCACGATGAACAAATGCGCACTCCCTCCCCTCTAGCCCGGCAGGGACATCAAAAGCCCCACGAGCCGCGGCGTGACGTAGGCCTCCACGAACGCCGCGCTCACCAGCACCCCCGCCGCGCCCAATTGCATCGCCGCGTACCGCAAAAAGTTCGACCACACCCCGACCTCCGGATTAAACCCGCGCCGGACAAGCAAAAGCGCGAACGACACCGCCGCCGCCGCCGCGAAAAAGACCGCGGGCACCAGAAGCAGGTTTTGGGGCACGATCGCCGCCAGCACCAAGAGCACCCCGGAGCCGCCCATCTCCCCGGTCACGAACCACATGGCAAACCCGAGCGCGAACCCGCGGACGGCCACGAGGGCCAGCATCACCGGGATGCCGATCACGGTGATTCCGGCCAGGAAAATTAGGGCGCTGAACAAGAGGTTGTTGTAGGCGACCTCGAGGAAAGTCTCCCGGGCGTTGAAGTCGGCGTGGTAGGCGTTTAGAAAGAGGTGGTCCAAGTACTCTTGCAGCTCCCCGGCCGTTTCGCGCTCCAGCCCGTTGGCCGCCCAGCCCCCGGCGAAAAGACCGCCGAAAAAGCAAAAACCCACCACCAGGTAGACCACCCAGTAGCCCTGGAGCGCCGCCAGCCGGAACCGCCACATGACCCTGGCCACATACACCTGCTCCTTCCCCGCCCAAACCTGTCCCGCTAGACAGTTTATGGGCCGGAGAAGGCGTTTATGACCGGCGTGGACGTTGAAGACAGTGGCTGAACGTGCAGCTGCCCGAAGGGCTGGGCCAAAGAAGGCGTTTATGACCGGCGTGGACGTTGAAGGCAGCGTGAGCGGACGTCCACCGCCAGCCGGGCCGCCGCGCCGCAAGCCAGGAAAAACTCGGGTGTGGCGTGCCGGTCCCGCCCCATGGTGGTTACGTTCAGCCCGTGGCGCTCAAGCCCGGAGAGCGCCGCGCTCCCGTCGGCGATCACCACCTGGTGGCGCGCGCTCACCCCGGCCGCCGACAGCTGCGCCTCCAGAGCGGCCAGGGCGTGAGCGTCATCCAGGCGCGGCAGGGCCACCAGGGCCGGCGCCAGCGCCACCTTCCCTAAGGCGGTCAGGGTGTGGTGGCTCACCCCCCGGTGGCGCTCCCGGGGGTCGGCGAAACTGATCCGCGGGATGGCGATCGGCACCCCGCCCAGCACTCCCGCCGCGTTGACAAGCTCCCCCTGCTCGATCCCCGTAAACCCGAAGGCCTGCGCCGTCCCCACGATCCCCGGCCCCATCGCCGCCAGGATGATGTCCGCCCCCGCCGCCTCCCGCGCGGCCAGCATCCCGCTGTAGACGTTGACCGCCTCGAAGTCGCCCCCGAAGGCGTGCCCGCAGGTCACGGTCGCGTGCACCAGCCCCGCCTCTTTGAGCCGGCCCGCCAGCCGGCTGAATGCCAGCGGCAGCGCCCCCCCGTCGGTCATCAGGTACACCACTTTGAGCTCCGGCGCCAGCTCCCCCACCGCCGCCGCGAACGGCCCGAGCATGCTGTGCAGGGAGCCCGCCACCACCGGGAGCCCGTCCAGCCCCGCGGAATCCCGCAGCCGCTCCGCGTGCGGGCTCGCGTCCTCCTCCACCGCCAGCACCGGCACCTGGTACGGCGTGTACCTGAGCTTCATGATGTGGCCCGCCTTCGGTCCGTCGTGCTCCAGCCGCGCCAGGTTCACCATCACGAAGTGCACGCCCCCGGTCCCGAGTTCCAGTGCCACCGCCCCGGTGTTCAGGACCACGCGGTCCCCCACCGCCACCGAACCGGTGACATGGTCGTAGTTGACCGCTCGCTCCACCCGGCCCTCGACCTCCACCAGCACCTCGGACACCCCCGGGCGCTCTTCCACCACTCCCACGACCCGCCCCGGCCGCATTCTGATCAACGGCGCATCCCCCCGGAGAAAGCTTGTCTTATACAGTATATTCCTGGATGCCGGAAACGCAAAGTATGCGGGGGGACGGAACCGACCGGGATTTTCAGGGAACCCCTCCGAAAAAAGTGTTAGGGGCCTAGCCCCTTTTTGCCTCCGGTGGCGGCGAGGAATCGATCGTCGTGAGCGACTCCCTCGGCTTTGGCCGTGGAAGCCGTGGAAAGGGGTTGTTTCCCGCAACCGGTGGCGGGTGGGGCGGGGGCGGGTGGGGCATGGCGGGTTTGCATGGTGAAATGTTCCGGCAAATGGGTTATAATTTCTGGTAATCAAGTAATGAGGAGGTATCTGGCATGGGATCACCGGAAGAAGTGCTGTTCGAGAGCGAGGAACACAAAACCCTTTCTGAGATCGCCGCTTTTTTGCGGGCGGCGGCCGACGGCCTGGAGCAGGGGGTCTTGGTCCTGACCCAGGACGAGCGCCGGGTGGAGGTCCGCCCGCCGGGGGAAGCGATGCTCGAGATCGAGTACGAGGTCGAGGACGACGAGCACGAACTGGAAATTGAGATCAAGTGGCGGGCACAGGCCGCGCCGGGCGCAGAGGACGAGGAACCTGATCAGGACGACTAGTCATCGTGAAAACGGGCCCGGCGAGCCCGGCTTGCCTTTCCTCAGGGCCTCCCGGCCCGCGGCGGTCAAGGCCACCACCGGGTATTCCCGGCCTTCAATAGTGAGGTGGCCGTCCGCCAGCAGACGGTCGATCAGCTCCAGGACCGCTTGGCCGCTTCTGCTCCCCAGGGCCCGGTAGTAAATCAGGTGGTTATACCCGTAGGCCGACAGGCCGGGAGGGTTGGCCCCCCGCAGAATGTCGGCCAGTTTCTTTTTGCCGACGCCCCGAGGCAGCGCGCGCACACAGGCCAATACGAGCAGTGGCTCCCGGGAAAGCTCCGGCTCACCCGCGGCCGCCGCCAGGCAGTTGTCACAGCAGCGCGGCGCGCTCCCCCCGGATTCTTCGCCGAAATACGCCAGCAGCATCGTCCTGCGGCAGCGGGTGGTATTGGCCCAGTTCACCACGGTCGCCAGCTTGTCCTTGCGGTGAGACGACCGGTTTTCCACCTCCTGCAGCGCGGCCTCCACCGCCCCGGGAGGCGGGCGCTTCCCCGGCTCCACATAGAGGCTGTCCTCGTCGCGGTCAGCCAGCCTGATCGCCTGCAGCCGTTCCAGCATACCGACCACCAGCCGTTGCTTCGTCTCACTCAAGCCCGCCCGCTCCAACTCGGCTGTTGGTACGACGGACCGTCCCCCGTCGACAAACCGGCCACAGGTCCGCCAGAACAGATTCAGGTCGTCCCGGGTGACCGTACTTTGATCAATGAACCATTCCTGCAGGCTTTTATCCTTCAAGGAGAACAGCAGCCGGCACTCGGCCGGCAGGCCGTCGCGTCCGGCCCGGCCGATCTCCTGGTAGTAGGCCTCCAGTGATCCCGGCAGACTGTAGTGGATGACAAAGCGGATATTGGCCTTGTCGATACCCATGCCGAAGGCGTTGGTGGCGGCCACCACCCTGACTTCTTCCTTGATGAAGGCCTCCTGTACGGCGCTGCGCCTCTCGGAGGACAGACCGGCGTGGTAACATTCGGCCGAAATTTCCAAAGCGTCGCGCACCCAGGCCGCCACCGCTTCGCTCTCCCTGCGGGTGGCGGCGTAGATAATGCCGCTGCCCGGCTGCCGCCGCAAAAACTCCCGCAGTGACCCCTGTTTCTCCCGTTCACCGTCCACCCTTTCCGCGGAAATATACAGGTTGGGCCGGTCACTCCCCGCCGCCACCACCATGGCCCCCGGAATCCCAAGTTGCGCGCGGATATCCCGTTGCACCTCCGGCGTGGCCGTGGCGGTAAGCGCCAAAATTCGGGGGCGGCGCGGCAATTGTTCGTAGAAATTCCGGATCCAGAGATAGTCCGGCCGGAAGTCGTGACCCCACTGGGAAATACAGTGGGCCTCGTCCACCACCAGGAGATCGAGCGGGATTTCCTTGGTTAACTCCAGAAAACTTCTGTTTCGGAGCCGCTCCGGGGCAATATAGACCAGCTTGAACGCACCGTTCAGAAGGCCGCGCATTCTCTGCCGGTACTCATTGGGGTTGATCTGGCTGTTAAGCAAGGTGGCCTGGCCGAAGTCCTTCGCACGCAGGTTGTCCAACTGGTCTTTCATCAAGGCGATCAGGGGGGAAATCACCAAAGTGAGGCCGGGAAGCAGCAAGGACGGGAGCTGGTAGCAGAGGGACTTCCCGCTGCCGGTCGGCATGACGGCCAGGACATCCTCTCCGGCCAGGCTCGCTTCGATGACCTCCTTCTGGCCGGGACGGAACTGATTGAAGCCGAACCGCCGGGATAAGGTTTCGTGCAGAAGGGGATTCGTGGCCATACTGACATGATACACCAATTACCTGGAATGTCCTGCTGTTTTCGGACGGTGCTCAATAGTTTCAATTCCTCTTGCCATCGCAGACCAGGGGAGCAACTCATCTAAGGGGAGATAACTGGAAATAAAAAATGAGCAGTTGACGACAAGGTGGTCCAATTTTCGGTGAGCGCACTGGTTCAATTTTCGTTGACTCGTGTTTGACACTTCAATTTTAGAAAGTCCCGCATATCAAGGCTTTGCGGGCATGAGTACGAGGCGTACCACCACACTTCCCCTGGGGGGTGATCATAGCTCCATTACCTGAGATGGCACCCGAAGGCCCACGGCCTTGAAACCCCAGTAGGCATCTCCTTGGATCTGGGTGCGGACGATGAAGTCCTTGCCGTTGATCGTCAGGCGTACGGCCTTGATGCTCTCAAGGTCCCGCCGCACCTTGCTGCAGGAGAGATCCGGCCGGGCGACCTGCAGGAGCTGGCGGAGCCGGCACTCCAGGTAGAAGGCGAGAAAGCAGATCGCCACGTGCCCGCGGATGCGTGTGTCGGTCCAGTGGTACATAGGCCGCAGGTCCAGTTGGCTTTTTAGTTCCCGGAAGGCCTGCTCCACCATCCAGAGTTGCTTGTAGGCCTGGGCGACCTGGGCCGCCGGCAGCT is from Bacillota bacterium and encodes:
- a CDS encoding phosphopentomutase; this translates as MVPVKRVILIVLDSVGVGALPDAAAYGDAGTNTLAHTARAVGGLSLPHLEALGLGNIVPVAGVPPAPRPRAAYGKMATLSAGKDTTTGHWELAGLVLDRPFPVYPEGFPADVIAAFEAAIGRPTLGNRPASGTAIIAELGAEHVRTGAPIVYTSADSVFQVAAHEEVIPPEELYRICRVARALLTGKHAVGRVIARPFAGAEGHFVRTARRKDFSLAPGGETVLDALKARGHAVVGVGKIGNIFAERGLTASFPTRDNEQGVDRTLVVLREFSSGLVFTNLIEFDMLYGHRNDAHGYAAALAAFDRRVPDLVGALAPGDLLVLTADHGCDPTTPGTDHTREYVPLLVLSASGLAGGVDLGTRASLADVAATVAQVFGFGWPVGESFYGRLVLEGGGER
- the xerD gene encoding site-specific tyrosine recombinase XerD encodes the protein MDEQLALFLNHLNVERGLSENTLAAYRGDLRQFGAFLAAQGVRDLSAVQTRHITAYLLEQKREGRRPATVARRLSAVRAFLKFLAAEGVLAANPAEYTGSPKRAQRLPRVLRVDEVDRLLTAPDTANPLGLRDRALMEVLYASGLRVSEAVNLKTGDLDLRGGLVRCLGKGGRERVVPVGGEAVRLVDEYLSRSRPVLLKGRRTRFLFVNRRGRPLTRQTVWKLMKRYAREAGIQKEITPHTLRHSFATHLLENGADLRAVQEMLGHADIVTTQVYTHLTSRGLRAVYDRTHPRA
- the spoIIM gene encoding stage II sporulation protein M, with the translated sequence MARVMWRFRLAALQGYWVVYLVVGFCFFGGLFAGGWAANGLERETAGELQEYLDHLFLNAYHADFNARETFLEVAYNNLLFSALIFLAGITVIGIPVMLALVAVRGFALGFAMWFVTGEMGGSGVLLVLAAIVPQNLLLVPAVFFAAAAAVSFALLLVRRGFNPEVGVWSNFLRYAAMQLGAAGVLVSAAFVEAYVTPRLVGLLMSLPG
- a CDS encoding DUF3866 family protein, with the translated sequence MIRMRPGRVVGVVEERPGVSEVLVEVEGRVERAVNYDHVTGSVAVGDRVVLNTGAVALELGTGGVHFVMVNLARLEHDGPKAGHIMKLRYTPYQVPVLAVEEDASPHAERLRDSAGLDGLPVVAGSLHSMLGPFAAAVGELAPELKVVYLMTDGGALPLAFSRLAGRLKEAGLVHATVTCGHAFGGDFEAVNVYSGMLAAREAAGADIILAAMGPGIVGTAQAFGFTGIEQGELVNAAGVLGGVPIAIPRISFADPRERHRGVSHHTLTALGKVALAPALVALPRLDDAHALAALEAQLSAAGVSARHQVVIADGSAALSGLERHGLNVTTMGRDRHATPEFFLACGAAARLAVDVRSRCLQRPRRS
- a CDS encoding amphi-Trp domain-containing protein is translated as MGSPEEVLFESEEHKTLSEIAAFLRAAADGLEQGVLVLTQDERRVEVRPPGEAMLEIEYEVEDDEHELEIEIKWRAQAAPGAEDEEPDQDD
- a CDS encoding ATP-dependent DNA helicase RecQ, encoding MATNPLLHETLSRRFGFNQFRPGQKEVIEASLAGEDVLAVMPTGSGKSLCYQLPSLLLPGLTLVISPLIALMKDQLDNLRAKDFGQATLLNSQINPNEYRQRMRGLLNGAFKLVYIAPERLRNRSFLELTKEIPLDLLVVDEAHCISQWGHDFRPDYLWIRNFYEQLPRRPRILALTATATPEVQRDIRAQLGIPGAMVVAAGSDRPNLYISAERVDGEREKQGSLREFLRRQPGSGIIYAATRRESEAVAAWVRDALEISAECYHAGLSSERRSAVQEAFIKEEVRVVAATNAFGMGIDKANIRFVIHYSLPGSLEAYYQEIGRAGRDGLPAECRLLFSLKDKSLQEWFIDQSTVTRDDLNLFWRTCGRFVDGGRSVVPTAELERAGLSETKQRLVVGMLERLQAIRLADRDEDSLYVEPGKRPPPGAVEAALQEVENRSSHRKDKLATVVNWANTTRCRRTMLLAYFGEESGGSAPRCCDNCLAAAAGEPELSREPLLVLACVRALPRGVGKKKLADILRGANPPGLSAYGYNHLIYYRALGSRSGQAVLELIDRLLADGHLTIEGREYPVVALTAAGREALRKGKPGSPGPFSR